In Eucalyptus grandis isolate ANBG69807.140 chromosome 4, ASM1654582v1, whole genome shotgun sequence, the following proteins share a genomic window:
- the LOC120292804 gene encoding splicing factor YJU2-like, which translates to MMMLWVLYLSMELTRFVLFLSWPSLVLWQTYLGNQRFRFYFTCTNCSAVLAIKTQPQHPDCEVDSGATRVVENGQRKREAEEMGDVNREIDILPALDDMNSMK; encoded by the exons atgatgatgctttGGGTTCTGTATCTGTCTATGGAGTTGACCCGCTTtgtgcttttcctttcttggccTTCTCTTGTACTTTGGCAGACGTACTTGGGGAACCAGAGATTCAGGTTTTACTTCACATGCACCAACTGCTCTGCCGTGCTCGCCATCAAGACCCAGCCGCAGCATCCCGATTGCGaggtggattcaggagcgacgaGG GTGGTGGAGAATGGGCAAAGGAAGAGGGAGGCTGAAGAGATGGGCGATGTAAATAGAGAGATTGATATTCTCCCAGCTCTTGATGATATGAATTCCATGAAG TAG